In the genome of Hippoglossus hippoglossus isolate fHipHip1 chromosome 4, fHipHip1.pri, whole genome shotgun sequence, one region contains:
- the ndufa7 gene encoding NADH dehydrogenase [ubiquinone] 1 alpha subcomplex subunit 7, producing the protein MATATKIVQRLRNFLAGRELQTKLQLRYEEIAKRTQPPPKLPVGPSHRYASNYYFTRDGRRLSVPATVIMSSQKALTAGSQVAEAPKPPVTPGAVYIDPPLSTDEPYL; encoded by the exons ATGGCGACTGCCACCAAAATCGTCCAGAGGCTGCGGAATTTCTTAGCAGGG CGGGAGCTGCAAACCAAACTCCAGCTGCGATATGAGGAGATCGCAAAGAG GACACAGCCGCCGCCCAAACTGCCTGTTGGCCCGAGCCACAGGTACGCCAGCAACTACTACTTCACCAGAGACGGACGCAGACTGTCAGTACCTGCCACAGTCATCATGTCATCACAGAAGGCTCTCACTGCTGGCAG CCAAGTTGCTGAAGCCCCAAAGCCTCCAGTTACCCCAGGTGCTGTATATATAGATCCACCACTCTCCACAGACGAGCCGTACCTCTGA